A region of the Pantoea alfalfae genome:
GGATCACTTCTTCTTCACTTTCATAGCTCAGGATCGACATCACCGGCCCGAAGATCTCTTCACGGACAATCTTCATCTCATCACGGCAGTTGGTGAACACGGTGGGGGCCACCCAGGCACCCTGGTCGAAATCACCACCAGTCAGACGTTTGCCGCCACACAGCACGCGTGCGCCTTCAGCAATGCCGGATTCGATGTAGCGCATCACGTTGTCGCGATGGCTGAAGCTGACCAGCGGACCAAAGTTGGTAGCCGGATCACGCAGATCGCCTGCTTTAATACGGGCAACGCGTTCGCTGATTTTGGTCTCGAACGCCGCCTGCAGTTTTGCAGGGATAAAGACGCGGGTGCCGTTGGTGCAGACCTGACCGGAGCTGTAGAAGTTCGCCATCATGGCGATGTCAGCGGCCAGATCGAGATCGGCATCATCAAAGATGATCAGCGGTGATTTACCGCCCAGCTCCATAGTGACCTCTTTCAGCGTTGACCCCGCTGCATTAGCCATCACTTTTTTGCCGCTGACAACGCCGCCGGTAAAGGAGACTTTGTCGATGCCCGGATGCTCGGTGAGCAACTGACCGGTCACCGAACCGATGCCCGGCAGCACGTTAAACACGCCATCCGGCAGGCCCGCTTCGGTGTAGATTTCTGCCAGCTTCAGGGCAGTAAGCGGAGTCATTTCGCTGGGTTTGAAAATCATCGCGTTACCCGCTGCCAGCGCGGGTGCGGATTTCCACAGGGCGATCTGAATCGGGTAGTTCCAGGCACCGATACCGGCGACCACGCCCAGCGGTTCGCGGCGGGTATAAACAAAGGAGGTTTCACGCAGTGGGATCTGCTGACCCTCCAGCGCCGGAACCAGACCCGCGTAGTACTCCAGCACGTCTGCACCGGTGACGATATCGACTGCTGAGGTTTCGCTGTAAGGTTTACCGGTGTCCAGCATTTCCAGCTCTGCCAGCTCATCATTACGCTCGCGCAGGATGTCGACGGCGCGACGCAGGATGCGTGAGCGCTCCATGGCGGTCATTGCCGCCCAGACCTTCTGGCCTTTTCTGGCGGCAGCAACGGCGCGATCGACATCTTCCTGGCCGGCGGCATGAACCTCTGCCAGGACTTCGCCGTTGACCGGGTTGATTGTCTGGAACGTTTCGCCAGACGCTGCGGCAACATAAGCGCCATCGATGTAGAGTTTCTGCTCGGTGAATCGGGACATGTTTTCTCCTTCCGTTATTCGTGCTCGCCAGCCAGTTGCTGACGGATGAATTGGGTGGTCAGTGTGAGCGCGATAGCGGGATCGAATGGCTTACCGCTTAGCGCGGCGCGCAGCCACAGACCGTCGATCAGGGCAGCCAGACCGTGTGCGGCCAGGCGTGCTTTTTCCAGCGGCAGTTCACGCCGGAATTCGACGACCAGCGTTGAGTAAAGCCGACGGCTGCTGACCCGCTCAAGCCGGTTAAGCTGGGGCTGATGCATGCTACTCGACCAGAAGTCGAGCCAGGCTTTCATCACCGCGGTGTGCACCTGGGTTTCATCAAAATTTCCATCAACAATGGCACACAGCCGCTGTTCTGCAGAGGCATCGGCCAGCGGTTTTAGCCGCGACAGTACTGCCTCGCGTAGCTGACGCGTCACATCACGCATCGTAGCTTCCAGTAAACCGTTCTTGTCCTTGAAGTAGTGACTGATGATGCCGGTTGAGACCCCCGCCCGCCGGGCGATCTGGGCAATCGTGGCATCATTAATCCCCATCTCATTAATCGTGCTCAGGGTCGCATCAATCAGTTGCCGACGTCGTATCGGCTGCATCCCTACCTTTGGCATAGCTCCAGCTCCACCCTCAAATCGAGCCCCTATTTAATCTTTTTTTGATTGCACGTTCAATATAAAAAGAAAATTTGTTAGGATGCTGTTTTTTAAATGTAACGTAAGCGAAACGGCAATGAGTGCTAAAATAGGCTGGATTGTCATAGCGATTAACAGGAAGTGACAGAACGAGACAGAGCCGCACGGCCTGAACACCGTGGGCGGCAAGACGTATCCATTGCGAATTTTCAGGACATTAACCAGAGGTAATCGATGAATAATCCACCTTCCGGTGAAAAAGACAGACTCAATCCCGTTGTATTTTATACCTCTGCCGGATTGATTCTGACGTTTTCACTTGTGACGATTCTCTACAGTGAACTGGCCGCGAGCTGGATCCTCAAGGCGGTCAACTGGGTTTCCGCCACCTTCGGCTGGTACTACATGCTGGCTGCCACCCTCTACATCGTCTTTGTGCTCTATATGGCCTGCTCACGCTTTGGCTCTATTAAGCTTGGGCCGGAGCACTCTAAACCCGAATTCAGCGTGCTCAGCTGGTCCGCCATGCTGTTTGCTGCCGGGATCGGCATCGACCTGATGTTCTTCTCGGTCGCCGAACCGGTGACGCAGTATATGCAGCCGCCGGAAGGAGCAGGGCAGACGCTGGAAGCCGCCCGCCAGGCGATGGTCTGGACGCTGTTCCACTACGGACTGACCGGCTGGTCGATGTACGCACTGATGGGCATCGCGCTGGGCTACTTCAGCTACCGTTATAACCTGCCGCTGACTATTCGTTCGGCGCTCTATCCCATATTCGGTAAACGCATCTATGGCCCGATTGGTCACACGGTAGATATCGCAGCCGTGGTCGGCACCATCTTTGGTATCGCCACCACGTTAGGGATAGGGGTCGTACAGCTGAACTACGGCCTGAAAGTGCTGTTTGATATCCCGGAAGGCCTGACCGCGCAGACCGCGCTGATAGTCCTTTCTGTGGTGATCGCTACCATCTCTGTGACGTCGGGTGTTGATAAAGGGATCCGTTTCCTCTCCGAACTCAACGTGATCATGGCGCTTGGCCTGATTCTGTTTGTGCTGTTCTTCGGCAACACCGAGTTCCTGCTGAATGCTCTGGTGCTGAACGTTGGCGATTACATCAACCGCTTCATGGGCATGACGCTCAATACCTTTGCCTTTGATCGTCCAACCCAATGGATGAACAGCTGGACGCTCTTCTTCTGGGCGTGGTGGGTGGCGTGGTCGCCGTTTGTCGGCCTGTTCCTGGCGCGTATCTCACGCGGTCGTACCATTCGTGAGTTCGTGCTGGGCACGCTGATTATTCCGTTCACCTTTACACTGCTGTGGCTGTCCGTGTTCGGTAACGCCGCGCTGTATCAGATCATTCACGGTAATACGGAATTTGCGCAGGAAGTAATGAATCATGCAGAGCGTGGCTTCTACAGCCTGCTGGCGCAGTATCCGGCGTTTAAACTCAGCGCATCGGTTGCCACCATCACTGGCATGCTGTTCTACGTGACCTCTGCGGATTCCGGTTCGCTGGTGCTGGGTAACTTCACCTCGCGGCTGAAAGACATTAACAGCGATGCGCCAAACTGGCTGCGCATCTTCTGGTCCGTGGCGATTGGGGTGCTGACGCTGAGCATGCTGATGACCAACGGTATCACTGCCCTGCAGAACACCACGGTGATCATGGGACTGCCGTTCAGCTTTGTGATCTTCTTTGTGATGGCGGGTCTGTTTAAATCACTGAAGATTGAGGATCACCGCCGTGCCAGCGCCACGCGCGATACTGCGCCCTATCTGGCGCATGCGACCGACCGTCTGACCTGGAAGAAGCGTCTGTCACGCCTGATGAACTACCCGGGTTCGCGTTACACCCAGCAGATGATGGAAAAGACCATTTTCCCGGCGATGCAGGAAGTGGCAAAAGAGCTGGAACTGCGTGATGCCCGCGTCACACTGGAAAGCGTCGAGGCAGATGAGGCGAACCCGATTGGCTATCTGGATCTGCGTGTTCATCTGGGCGAAGAGCAGGACTTCATTTATCAGGTCTGGCCGCAGCAATATTCGATTCCGGGCTTTACCTACCGCGCCCGTAGCGGTAAGTCGACCTACTATCGGCTGGAAACGTTCCTGATGGAGGGCAGCCAGGGTAACGACCTGATGGATTACAGCAAAGAGCAGGTGATCATCGACATACTGGATCAGTATGAGCGACACCTGAACTTCATCCATCTCAACCGTGAAGCGCCGGGCAGCAATATCAGCTTCCCAAGCGTGTAAACCAGGCCCGTCAGCACTGTGCTGGCGGGTTTTTTTTTGCCATCGACGAGCCGTTACACGCCGTCGCCTGCCGATATCGTCTATCTTTAGGGCTATGCTGGCCTGATGCCTGAAGGGTATAGACAGGGAGTCATATGGGAAAAATATTCAGTACGTTTCTGCCGCTCTACACCACCACGCTGCTGATGCTGCTTGGTTCCGGTTTACTGACCACCTATGTCTCATTACGGCTGGCCAGCGAGCAGGTTAACGGCGCGCTGATTGGTGCAATTATCGCGGCAAACTATATCGGGCTGGTCATTGGCGGCAAGGTGGGGCACAACCTGATCGCCCGCGTCGGCCATATCCGTGCCTACGTCGCCTGCGCCGGGATCATTACCGCCTCCGTGGTGGGTCACGGCCTGACTGACTTTATTCCGCTTTGGGTCTTTCTGCGTCTGATTATCGGACTCTGCATGATGTGCCAGTACATGGTGCTGGAGAGCTGGCTCAACGATCAGGCGGAATCGTCGCAGCGTGGCATGATTTTCGGCTTATATATGGTCGCTACCTACCTTGGGCTGAGTGGCGGGCAGGTGATACTGAGCCTGCAGACCGGATTTGGTGTGAGTACGCTGCTGATTGTCGCACTCTGCTTCGCGCTCTGTCTGGTGCCGATAGCGCTGACCACCCGCACCCATGTCAGGCCGATGACGCCCGCACCCATGGAACTGGGCTATTTTATCCGCACCATCCCCAAACTGCTCGGCACCACACTGGTAACCGGCATGGTAATTGGTGCCTTCTACGGTCTGGCACCCGTTTATGGCAGCAGCAAAGGCTTCACCACCGGTCAGACCGGCTATTTTATGAGTCTTACGATCTTTGCCGGGCTGGTGTCGCAGTTTCCACTGAGCTGGCTTTCTGACCGCTACGATCGTCAGCGACTGCTGTTTATTATTGCGATGCTGTTTGCCGTCATCTGCGTGCCACTTATCCTGCTGCCGCATCTGACGTTTGACTGGATGATCGGCATCGCCTTTGCCGCCAGCATGATGCAGTTCGCGCTCTATCCATTGCAGGTGGCGCTGGCCAACGATCAGGTGGCCGCCGAGCGCCGCGTATCGTTAACCGCCTGTCTGCTGATGGCGTTTGGTATTGGTGCCAGTATCGGCCCGCTGGTGGTCGGTGCGCTGATGCAGCCGCTGGGCAGCAATATGCTCTATCTCTTCTTTGCGCTCTGTGCGCTGGTGATTGGCGGACTGAGTTTTGTCCGTGCGCCAGGTCCGCTTCCGACAACCGAAGTCCCGCTGCCGCACGTTGTCATGCCTGACAGTCTGGCGACCTCGCCACTGGGTGCTGCGCTGATCCCGACGCTGGAAGAGGAGGTGATTCAGGCGTCAATGGGCGGTCAGGCACCGGAGGAGGAGTACGGTGGAGACGAGGGCGCGACTGATGAAGAGGCATTGTCCGACGATCATCCCGGGGAGGTTTCCGAAGATCAGCGCCATAAATAGCCGCGACAGGGCAGGACCTTGTTCGCCAGGCTTTGCATGGCTTTATGCATAATGTCCGGATCTGGCTCACTTCTGTCCGGTCACTGGCTCGACAGGCGGGCCAGCAGCAGCGATGCTGAGTCACCCGCTTCTTCAGGAGTCATACCATGCTGGAACTGCGCCCGAACTGTGAACACTGTGACGTCGATCTGCCGCCATCGTCTCTGGCGGCACGCATCTGCTCGTTTGAATGCACCTTCTGCGCTGACTGCGATGAGCATTTCGCGCATGTTTGCCCCAACTGCGGCGGTGAACTGGTGCGCCGTCCGGTGCGTCCGGCAGAGAAACTACAGAAATATCCGGCCAAAATGCGCAGCTGATCTCAAATGACGACGATTACGTCAGAGGCAGAATAGCCTGCGTGGCCCGATGCCGTTATGATGAATCTCGTCCCTGACAGAGCTACCACCTTAACTGAGTGCCGGAGATAAGCGCCGGGAGGGACGCACTTTTCTTCCACCCTCTGTTTCTCTTCGCCCCACAGCCTTACTGGTTCTGTTTCCCCGTTCATCACGCCGATTCGTGGCCAGCCCTGACTATACTCTGATAATGTTTTCAGCAGAGAGGCGCATGCACCCATGTATTACGACGTCCTGAATGGCGCAGCATGGCGACGGATCTGGGTGGTGGGCGATATCCATGGATGCCGCCGCGAACTCGATGCGCTGTTGCAGCAGCAACAGTTTGACTCTCAGCAGGATTTACTGATTTCGGTAGGCGACATTATTGATCGCGGGCCCGACAGTCTGGGTTGTCTGGCCCTGCTGGACGAGCCCTGGTTTCGCTGCGTGCGCGGCAATCATGAGGAGATGGCGCTGGCGGCGTTGCAGGGACAGGAAATGGCGCTCTGGCGGATGAACGGCGGCGACTGGTTCTTCCGGCTGCGGGGCGCAGCGTTAATCGCGGCACGTCATGCGTTGCGGCGCTGTGGTGAACGGCCGCTGATACTGCATCTGCAATTGGGTGAGCGCACTATTGTGATTGCCCATGCAGATTATCCGGCCCGGGAATACGCATTGAATAAGTCACTCGACTGGCAAAAGGTGGTCTGGAGCCGTCAGCGGCTGGAGGACCTGGAGTCAGGTGAGCAGGCGGGCATCCATGGCGCAGATGCCTTTTACTTCGGTCATACCCCGCTGAAACAGCCGCTGACGATTGCCAATCTGCATTACATCGATACCGGCGCCGTGTTTGGCAATCATCTGACGATGCTGCAACTCAAGTGAGTTAGCGGAACAGGCGACCGTCGCGCACCAGTTCGCGCGGATAGCTGTTCTTGATGCGGGTGCCAACTTTCTTCGCCAGCCCCAGCGGCTGCTGCTGATAGGTCACAATCATCTCATTGTTAACGGGTGCCGTTTCCGGATAGATATCCCGGCCGCGATACCACTCTTCAGCTTCTGCCGCCGTGAGCTCAAAGGCCTGCGTCGCATCGCGTTGCGCCAGTGCAATCACGGCTTCATGCTGCCAGCGATAGCCTTTAGCAAAGGTTTCTGCCAGCTTCAGGCCAATGCGCGAAAAGCGCACTTTGCCCAGCAGCGGGGTGACGGCTTTCGGGAAGAGCCAGATCTCTTTATCACGCTGCCACAGCTCCAGTGCGTCATCCCATTTGATAGAGACAGTGGCGGCGGCCTGTACGATCTCACTTTCCAGCTTACGGTTGAGAGGGGAGAAGGGCAGCTTACCCACTTTGTAGCCCGGCAGGGGTAAGGGCTCGACTGACGCGATTTTACGCAGACGCGCCACGAAAAAGCCTTCGCTGTCGAACATCTGCGGAAAGACATGCAGATAGCCTTCGGGCGTCGCGGCCTGATCACCACCCTCAAAAAGCCTGTCGAGCGGCACGACCTCAACCGCGTCCGGATAGCGCTGCAGCAGCCAGCTAATCACCTGCTGATTCTCAATCTGATTCAGGGTGCAGGTTGAATAAACCAGCGTGCCGCCAGGTTTGAGTGCGTGAAAGGCACTGTCGAGCAGATCACGCTGGGTCGCGGCGATCTCTTCGGTACTCGCCAGCGACCAGTTTTTCAGTGCATCCGCATCTTTACGAATCACGCCTTCGCCGGAGCAGGGTGCGTCGAGGAGGATGGCGTCGAACTGCTCCGGCAGGGCGGGCCCGAAGACCCGCGCGTCAAAGTGCGTCAGGGCACTGTTGCTGACGCCGCAGCGGCTGATGTTAGCGTGCAGCACTTTGACCCGGCTGGAGGAGAATTCGTTTGCCAGGATTACGCCCTGATTGCCCATTCGCGCCGCAATCTGGGTGGTTTTGGAACCCGGTGCCGCCGCCATATCCATCACGGCGCTGACCTCTGGCTGGGTATCAAACAGTGCAGTTACCGGCAGCATGGAGCTGGCTTCCTGAATGTAGAACAGGCCGCTGAGATGCTCAGCGACGCTACCCAGCGGCAGGCTCTCATCTTCCCGGCTGATCCAGAATCCCTCTTCGCACCACGGCACCGGCGTCAGCTTCCAGTCATACCCGGCGGTCTGGCTCAGGAAGGCAGCTACGCTGATCTTCAGGGTATTGACGCGAATACTGCGGCGCAGCGGTTGCTGACTGTAGGCGATAAACTGCGCGAAGCTCGCCTCATCGGGCAGGCTCTGACGCATTAATGAGAGAAAATCGGCGGGGAAAAACGAAGACGCATCTGACACGGGCACATTCCAGTTAAGGCAAAGGCGGCAGTGTAACATGAGGAAAGAAAACGGGCAGCCAGGCTGCCCGTTTGAGAGTGAGAATAACGTGAAGGCTCAGGGAGCATACGCCTTTCGCAAAGACGCTAAAGACGCCATCCCAGGCATGCTCAGCGCGGGCGATTACGCACCTCATCCCTGAGGTGCGCCCGTAAACGGGCCAACGCGTTGCGTTGTTCAAAAACGCTCCCGGCGTTTTTGTCCATGGCCCGCGATGCTTTGCTACAGGCGTATACTCCCATCGCTTTACGTTTTGAGCCGTCTGAAAGAAGCGGCTCGTTCAGAGTAAATTAACGCGGAGACGGAATCGCCGTTCCCCAGGTACGCCACTCTTTCGGCGCTTCATCCTGCAGCAGGAAATGTTTATCCGGGTTCGCCTGTGGCGCCAGCGGCACCGTTGGTGGCGTCGCAAACTGAATACCGCCGCGAATAAACTGCTGGAAGGTCCCGGTTTTCACCACGCCGCCCACCAGACCGAAGTCGAGGTTGTATCCGGACGCCAGCCAGAACACCGAATTGTTCCGCACCAGATGCTGGTACTTCTTACTGATGCGAAGGGCGATCTGCACGCGGTCGGCCATATTACCCAGTGACGTGCCGGTGACGGTACCCACTTCCACACCCCGGAACAGCACCGGCGTACCCAGCGACAGTGAACCGGCCTCAGTGGCATCAACATAAATGTTCAGGCCATTCAGGTAGCGCGAATCGGTAATGGTGCTTTCCTGCAATTCAAAGGTGCGTGCAGCACCGCCTTTGCCCGGATCAACGTTGACGTACGGCTGTAACAGGGTCTCCAGATGATTTACACCCGTAGCGGAAATCTCCGGTGAAACCACTGAGAAACGGCTGCCGAGGCGGGCAAAATCATTCACATATTCAGGGTAGAGTACGGCTTTCGCCACGACCTGATTGTTATCTTTGCTTAACGACAGTGACTCCACCTGACCGACGTTGATACCCAGATAACGAATCGGCATCCCGGCAGAGAGCTTGCTGGCGTCATAGGTGTGCAGCGTAATCTGACTGCCCACCGCGCGGGCGGCGGTTTCAGAGGAGTAGAGCATGCGTTTAGCCCCTTTGACCGACTGCGCACCACTCATATTGTCGAAGCTGATTGCGCCTTTCAGCGCACGGTTAAGGGGCGATGCCTGCACCGTCAGACCGCTGCCGTTAAGGCTGACGCGTGCGCCACCCTCAGCCCAGAACACGCTTTCGCTGGTCAGCAGCTTGCGATACTCCGGCTGAATATGCACCGCAATATCAAAAGCGTCAGCGCGCGGCGTCACTTTGACAATCTCGCCCACCTGGAATTTACGGTAAAGCACGACCGAACCGGCCTGTACGTCAGGCAGGCTGTTGGCGGTCAGCATCAGCGTCGTGGACGGGCCATCGCCGGTAATGCCTTCGTCCGCTTTTTCAGCATCGGCAAACAGCGGATAGGCGCTTTTTGGCTCGCCTTTTTTGCCCGGCTCCAGCCGGATGCCGCCATCTACCCACTCGCGGGCGCTGGCACCTAATACCTGCATGCCATCAAGACCGAACTTCACATCGAGGCGACTGTTGACGATAAATTTGCTGTCGCCATGCACCAGATTGCGATTTTCAGGATTGACCGCGACGACGAAATTGACGCCATTTTCATCCAGCGAACGTGACATGACCTGACCAATCTGCATACCGTGCAGCATCAGCGGCTGGCCCTGATCGATGCCGTAGCTCTCTGGTGCGCTGAGTTTGACCGTGAGTACGTTGGGTTTCTGCAGCAGTGTCTCATTCGACGCCAGCACGGTGAAGTGCTGCTGCGGCTCGCCTTCACCCGGCACCAGTTCCAGCGTATTACCGGTCAGCAGTGCGCTGAGGCTGGTATCGGTCAGGCTGATTTTCGGGCTGTGCATTTCGATGCGGGTACCGCTGCGCATCAGTCCAACCACAGAAGGATCAATCGTCAGCTCGCCGGTCACCTTGCCGCCATCCAGCAGGTTCAGTTTAGTCAGCGTACCCACCTCCAGGCCCTGGTACATCAGCGGGGTGCTGCCGGCCTTGAGATTTTTACCATCAGGCAGGTCAAGCGTGATTTGCACGCCGCGCTGGCTGTGCGCCAGATCGGGATAGAGCCGGTAGTTCTGCTCCGCTTTGGCGGTTTCCGCCCCCTGCGGTGAGTCAAACGCAATCGCGCCATTGACCAGCGCCGCCAGACTCTCCAGCTGCACTTTAGCGCCGCTCAGGCTGACGTCCGCATTGACGCCCGACACGTTCCAGAAGCGGCTGTTGGTCTTCACCAGATTAATAAAGCGACGCTCAATCAGCACATCAATTGCCACGCCATCGGCCTTATTATCAATACTGTAGTCATAGACCCGACCAACCGGAATTTTACGGTAGTAGACCAGCGAGCCAGTGTTGAGAGAGCCAAGATCGGGCGCATGCAGATGGATCATCAATTCGCCGGTATTGACCCGGTATTTCGGTTGCGTATCCAGCGCGGTAAACGCCTCGCTGGGTTTACCTTTACCCGGCATCATCCCGATATAGTTACCGCCGACCAGCGCATCCAGACCCGAGACGCCCGCCAGTGAGGCTTTGGGCGTCACCAGCCAGAACTGAGTATCCTCACGCAGCGCGTCGCGCATGTCGCTCTTGATGCTGGCTTTAATCTGGATTCTACGATAGTCGTCGCTGAGATTAATGCCCTGCACGGTGCCCACTTCTACGCCCTGATAACGGATCGGGGTACGACCCGGCACGATACCATCCGCCGTCTGAAAATTGATGGTGATGGTGGTGCCGCGCTCCTGATAATTAGTCCAGAGCAGCCAGCAGGCGATCAGCATCGCAATGACCGGCAGCAGCCAGAAGGGCGAAATTTTGCGCTTATTACGCAGCGTTGCGTTAGTCGGTGTAGTCGGCGTTTCCTGTTGCATGTGCATCCCAGAGCAGGCGGCTGTCCAGCCACTCAACAGACATAATGGTCAGGATGACGGCCGCGCCAAAAAACAGCGCAGCCGGTCCCATGGTAAAAGCCAGCAGCTGATCACGGTTGACCAGCGACATGGTTAACGAAATGACAAACAGATCGAGCATGGACCAGCGGCCAACCCAGGTCACAAACCGCAGCAACCGGATGCGGGTTCTCAGTCCCTGTTCACAGCGGAAATGAATGCTAAGCAGCAGCGTCAGCATGACCAGTACCTTGGTAAAGGGCACCAGAATACTGGCGATAAACACAATCGCTGCCACCGGAATATTGCCTTCACCCAGCCCCAGGATGCCGGAGAAGATGGTGTCCTCGCGCCGTGAACCGTTCAGGTAAACCACGGAAATAGGCAGCAGATTCGCAGGGATCAAGAACACAATCGACGCGATCAGCGCAGCCCAGGATTTCTGCAGGCTGTGGCGGCGACGGAAGTCGAGCGGCGTATGGCAGCGCGGGCAGCGGCCCCGTTCATCAGCGATGCCGGTGTTATGACAGTTGAGGCAGACCTGCATGTCGTCACGGGCCATATTGCCGGGGCTTTGCGGGTAGAAATGCTCCCACAGCTGTTCCATATTCAGATGGATCATGGTCAGCACGCTCAGCACCGTCAGGGCAATGTAGGCCGCCAGCCCATAGCCTATCTCCAGCGAAGCATAGTCCTGCACCTTG
Encoded here:
- the yebS gene encoding membrane integrity lipid transport subunit YebS yields the protein MKIHAISQTLPHARYQRCPQCDTLFSLPDVKTHQSAHCPRCNAEILSGRDWPMTRLMAMAATMIVLMPFAFSLPLVDIRLLGMRINASVLEGVIQMTQQGDVLTASMVAFCTIGAPVTLVAGICYLGIGHRLGMNLRPVLIMLEKLKEWVMLDIYLVGIAVASIKVQDYASLEIGYGLAAYIALTVLSVLTMIHLNMEQLWEHFYPQSPGNMARDDMQVCLNCHNTGIADERGRCPRCHTPLDFRRRHSLQKSWAALIASIVFLIPANLLPISVVYLNGSRREDTIFSGILGLGEGNIPVAAIVFIASILVPFTKVLVMLTLLLSIHFRCEQGLRTRIRLLRFVTWVGRWSMLDLFVISLTMSLVNRDQLLAFTMGPAALFFGAAVILTIMSVEWLDSRLLWDAHATGNADYTD